Below is a genomic region from Fulvia fulva chromosome 13, complete sequence.
TATGACAGCCTGATCAAAGCCAGGCGGTTCAGATGCTGGGTATGGCCCAGGGTAGCTGCTTCACGAACGTGTGAAGGTGATACAGCAGCCTATCTGATGTGGATATGACCGACGTGCTTGATACGGACCCGTGGATAGGATCAGTTAACGAAGTTCCTAATCTTTCTTTGCTTGTGGCCGTATATGCTAGATCGACTGCTCTATGCAAATGTAGAGACAGATTCACGTCCATCTGGGAGCAGGGCGAAGCCAAAGAAAGGACAAGCATCTGCATCAGCATCGATCGATCTTGGTATCCACGAAGTCCTTTACGCACATCTGTGCTTTGCTGTTGGCGGAGAACCAGAAGTTTCTCGGGCCGCTGGTGGCAATCTGGCTCATGCCAGCTTCGCTCCGAGCCACTTCTTCGCTCGAGCGCATTGACTTGAGCATACTGTTACCGCAAGCTCGCTGGACATCAATAATCGTCGAACATTTCGAGCGGAGTCTTTGGGCTAGGATCACATCTGACCCTGTTTCAAGTACTGTTTGGCAAGCCTGCCTGCTCTATCGACGTGGAGAAGGAACACCGGTGATATTGTGACAGTGACTCGGTCTCAGGGGCGCTTTTTGTCTTCATCCTTGGGTCTCCAGGTCATTGAACTGCCAAAATGACCAGGTTCTGCACAAGTCTTGTCGTCTTGTTAAGCATGACTGCCGCACCAATCAAGGCACGTTCAGGAGGTCGTGCATCCAACCCTACACTTGAGAAATGTGGCACGTGCATAGGTGGCTGCCGCTAACGAAGTCAACGTCTGGGTCTGGACCCCTTCTCACCACATGGCAGGCTTGGCAGCAGCGCCATGGCGTGAATTTGCTTCGGGGAACCGACCTCGTGTCAAAACGCAGCAATACCAAGGAAAGAAAGATGCAGCTGATGTCTCAACAGCGACTAGCTGTAACGCATTGAGACTTGTTCTGCCCTGAAGCGATTCTGGTCACCTCTTTCACATCCTCAAAACTGCTCTCACACGTCTCCTGAAGCCCTTAGCTCATTATGGTACGACTGAGTATCGTTGGGCTGGTATTGTATTGCACCCATGCCTGAGCCACATCCTGCTCCTCAGGTAACTTGATGGTGCTGCATGACATCTTCGATATTCTAACAACCATGCAGCCGAGAACACCTTCTTCCTGAAGCTGATAGGCAATGACGCATCAGTCCAAGAATTCTGCCAATCGCTCCCACCAAGCAACCGACTCGACCGTCAAAAGTGTCCCAAGGCACTCAGATACACACCTTATACGAAGATCAGGTCATTCTGCGATTGCGTCAAGAGTAACTGCTGCCCAAATGAATGCGGTAAATTAAGCAAGTGTCCGAAACTGCCCTGTGGAAACATTTGCGTGGACAAGACAAGCGATCCCAAGAATTGCGGTGCTTGTGGAACTCAGGTATGGCGGCTTGAGAGAGTCGTGAAAGGACGTCGTGCTGATGAGGGAGCAGTGTCCGCCTCAGCAGAAGTGCGTTAAAGGCAGCTGTCAATGCGAGAAAGGTCAACTCTTCTGCAATAAGAAATGTGTTGATTCGACTGATCCGAATACCTGCGGAAGCTGCTCGAACAAGGTATGTGCTTCATCTACCTCCTAAATCAGCCGCTCCTGTGCCGGAAGCTTTGGTCCGAACCTTCGTGCCTTAGGTGTCGACGCAAGCTTTCTTGGCGGAGCGTCTGAGTCGCCTGGGTTCACAATAGGCATCAAAAAGCTGGCTTCAACAGCCCTCCTTCGTAATTACAACACAACCACAACATCTATATCTTTGTAAGTCTTACGGGACCTCAATATTATAAGTGACAGCAAGCTCCAGTTGTTTGTATATCTAGTAAAGGGGAATTGCGAAAATGAAAGCTTGCACAATATTTTGAGCAGTGGTTATTCCAAGCTAGCCCTCTAAAACTAGAATACGATCACAACACGATATGGATATACAAGAAACACGAGCTCCGAGCTATGGCTATTTTAGGCAGATTACGAGTCTGAAATTTGTATATATACGTTGTGGTTGTGCTGTTTCAACGAGGGAGGGCAAATCTAGCAACAATCTAGCTGTCTTGGCGCCCACTCTGCGCCTACAGTCCTTAGACCCTCGCAAGCTCGGAATTGGTGGCTTCACTTCAGCACCAGGACACCGAGCGACAGCAGCGGTCTGATCTAGGAGGTGGTGCTTCATTGCTCGTGGCAGGGGACGCACTGCTTACAAAGAGGTAGTGCGCAGCAGATCAAAAGTGCACAGCCGGGACCTGTCAATGCGATGCTGGCAAACCCTTCTGTGGTGGTCGATGTGTTGACAGCAATGACCCGAGCACTTGCGGGAGTTGCGGCAATAAGGTAGGAAGTATGGTATAGTATGTGAGGCGCCAAAGACTGATGATCCAACAGTGTACATCAGGTCAAACTTGCAACAGCGGCACTTGCGAATGCGAAGCAGGGAAGAGTTTCTGCAATGGCCAGTGTGTCAGCAACAATGACCCGAACACTTGCGGGAGTTACTCAAACGCTGTTAGTCTGATCACGAAGACTCCCGTCGAGCGTGCCGGCTACTGACCGGAAACCAGTGCACCGCTCCAAAGACCACCTGCAGAGACATGACTTGCAAATGTCCCTCCGAGAGTCCTGTCGACTGTGGCAGCAACTGCGTATGCAGCTCCTCTGTCAGTCAGTAACACCTTTTGGCTAACATATTGGCAGTGCCCAGCAGGTAACACCTGCGGTTCAAACAGCGAATGCATCGTCCCATGCAGCAACATCAACGAATCTTGTAACGCGGATGCAGACTGCTGTAACGGCAATCTCTGTGTCTCAGGAACCTGCCAGGCTCCAGCGACATGCTCTGCGCCCCAATTCACATGCCGCACTTCATGTGTCCGTACCAACCCATCCACTCCTACAACTCTCCACCACTAACACTGGCACAGTGCAACCAAGGCCATGTCTGTGGTGACAACGGCTTCTGCAGAGCTCCATGTGGGTTCTTACAGCAAGACTGCGGGGATGGTCGATGTGCACGGGGCAATCAGGGAGGCTGCAGAACTAATGACGATTGTGTAAGTGCGGCCTATCTCAACACGAACTGTTATTGTGGTCGGGACCTGAGACTAATGTGTGTCCAACGGTTTTACAGTGCAGCAGAGACTGCTTCAATCCTTTTGGAGCTGAAAATGGCCAGGGTATTTGCAACTAAAGGCATAAGATACTAATCATTACCAACCAGAGTGCAAGTCGTGCAACAAGCCTGATTGCGAGGACCCGGAATACTGCGGAGTAACAACTAATCGATTGTGTTGTTGAAAAGCAATCTAATTCATTTCCTACACCAACATCTTCATATCGTTAATAAGTTCGTCCCGATCAGACGCCATCGCCTGTAGCGCCGACCCGCAGAAACTAGCCAATTGGAATAATGTAGTCCTCGACCGCTTCGGCACGCTTGTCGATTGGAATAATATAATCCTCGACCGCTTCCGCACGCTTGTCGATTGGAATAATGTAGTCTTCAACCGCTTCCGCACGCTTGTCGATTGGAATAATGTAGTCCTCAACCGCTTCCGCACGCTTGTCGATTGGAATGATGTAGTCCTCGAACGCTTCGGCACGCTTGTTGACTGGTTTAATGTACTGTTCGAGGGTGGACGAGAGTAAGCATATTGCTTTACCACATGTGGCGTGGCGGCGAGATTCTAACCTCAACAGCGGCGCTGAAAGCACCTGATGACAGAGCAATCAGAAGCAGAGTAGCCTAGTTCTTGTGCATGATGGCGGTCGTTGTCCGCTGAAGTAGCCTTGCTTGTAGGAGTTGCTCTCTGCGACTTCGCAAGGATTTCAAGTCAAGTCACTGAGGAATAAATGGGTTTGGATCAATGGAGACACTTGCCGTCCACCTGGCGCGACTAAATACTTCTCGCGCCGCCAATGCAGATGCGCCGCAAGCTAAGTCGATACACGCCTCGCACTACAATCACCCGGCGCCTACATCGTGGTCTCGCAGTGGAAGGTTATTCTTCTCGCAACTATGATCAAGCTGAAGCATGGTTGATAGCAAATCAGCAGCCTAAGATCCCGAGAACCTGGTACGGACAGTAATACAATCACCCTCCGCTGCGAGAGGGCGCCATATGCGTGCTTTAGACTCGTCCGCCCTGATAGTGAGCGTCCTTGTAGTAGGCCGCGGCGACATTGTTGCAGACTCGGCGTAGCAGGCGCCTAAGCAGCGCCTAAGCAGCGCCTACCATGATGGAAGCCGAGATGATCTGTGGTAGGATGAACGATGCAGGGATGGAGCGAACAGTGTGCGCTTATGGCAGCTATGAGAATAATATCATGATGTTTGTGCTAGGGAGTAACTCTTTCCAGCTTCGC
It encodes:
- a CDS encoding Ribosomally synthesized cyclic peptide ustiloxin B precursosr; this encodes MLTLYIKPVNKRAEAFEDYIIPIDKRAEAVEDYIIPIDKRAEAVEDYIIPIDKRAEAVEDYIIPIDKRAEAVEDYIIPIG